The following coding sequences are from one Actinomycetota bacterium window:
- a CDS encoding uroporphyrinogen decarboxylase family protein: MKAMKKLLLDAIGHKACRVPTMYRGEPEVNDRLMDYFGLGGIEKNWPDLIKCLGADNYSDGETLGGFTTYFPKYAGPDFDTIFEINRFNIWGIKPVDIQAGGSRDIVFSKNPPLAGKDELDDVRNYPYPQLDWFDFEVYRNNSEQVYYHSEQQQPELKLSQLKPSDEYFLNTSCLNSIFMTSIFMRGMDHMLMDLVANQRYAEILIGNIGQFMWEFCQKNLASIGSKIDLYGIWDDFASQEGLMLSPQLWRKFYKPWDKKIIETAKSHGLLVCFHICGNCTEVLPDLVEMGVDILDPVQTSARNMDLAELRKNFGKDLCFHGGLDIQGFLPSAKPRQVTERVKRIKELFEGQGGLILGPSHYITPDTPTENILAMYK; encoded by the coding sequence ATGAAAGCAATGAAAAAACTTTTGCTGGATGCTATTGGCCATAAAGCCTGCCGGGTGCCCACTATGTACCGGGGAGAGCCGGAGGTAAACGACAGGCTTATGGACTATTTCGGCTTGGGCGGTATTGAAAAAAACTGGCCTGACCTTATAAAGTGCCTGGGAGCTGATAATTATTCGGACGGTGAGACCCTGGGTGGGTTTACCACTTATTTTCCTAAATATGCAGGCCCTGATTTTGATACTATTTTTGAGATTAACCGGTTTAACATTTGGGGCATTAAACCGGTGGATATCCAGGCTGGGGGGAGCAGGGATATAGTCTTTTCCAAAAACCCTCCCTTGGCAGGAAAAGACGAGTTGGACGATGTAAGGAATTATCCTTATCCCCAGCTGGATTGGTTTGACTTTGAGGTTTACAGGAATAATTCAGAACAGGTTTATTACCATAGTGAACAGCAGCAGCCGGAATTGAAATTATCCCAATTGAAGCCTTCTGATGAGTATTTCTTAAATACCAGCTGCCTAAACAGTATATTTATGACCTCTATCTTTATGAGGGGCATGGACCATATGCTTATGGATCTGGTAGCCAACCAGAGGTATGCTGAAATACTTATTGGAAACATTGGCCAGTTTATGTGGGAATTTTGCCAGAAGAACCTGGCCAGCATAGGCTCCAAGATTGACCTTTACGGCATATGGGATGACTTTGCTTCCCAGGAGGGCCTGATGCTTTCACCCCAGCTGTGGCGTAAATTCTATAAGCCATGGGATAAAAAAATAATAGAGACAGCTAAAAGCCATGGGCTTTTAGTATGTTTCCATATCTGTGGAAATTGTACTGAAGTGCTGCCGGACCTGGTGGAGATGGGAGTAGATATCCTGGATCCGGTACAAACTTCTGCTAGAAATATGGACCTGGCGGAATTAAGGAAAAATTTCGGAAAGGACTTATGTTTTCATGGCGGGCTGGACATACAGGGTTTTCTTCCCAGCGCTAAACCCCGGCAGGTAACCGAAAGGGTAAAAAGGATAAAAGAGCTGTTTGAGGGTCAGGGGGGACTTATATTAGGGCCTTCCCATTATATAACCCCTGATACTCCTACTGAAAATATATTGGCTATGTATAAGTAA